The genome window TGTTGAGATTCGATTTGTACGCTAACACATAACGTTTATAAAAAAGGCTCCTGTTAAAGGAGCCTTTTTTAATGCTATAAACTATAAACATAAGGTTTAGCAAATCAAAATTGCGTATTTTTAAGTACATACCATTATTAACACATAGCTATACCCCATTGCCATAATATTCTGCTTTGTTATACTTAAATTATATTTTATGAACAGATATCAATTACGTTACTTTCTGTTAGCCATTCTGTTTCCGCTATTTCTGGTAAGTTGTGGAGACGATGATGACGATGATGTTTCACCAAATATAGCACAGCTAACTGCTGGAGAATGGACAGGGGACGCCATAATAGTTGACGGGGAAGATATTACAGATGAGTTATTAGAAGAAGAAGAGCCTTTTGATTTCAGGCAGTATACATCTCAATTTGAAAGAGCTGGCACTTATAATGAAAGTTATCAGGGTAGAACAGTAGCAGAAGGAGATTGGGAATACCAAAATAATGATAGAATAATCGTGTTTGACGAAGGGACTAGTAGAGAATATTATGTTGTTATCGCGAAGTTAGATGACGATGAACTCTTTTATGTTCAGGATGGTGTAGAATACAGATTTGTAAGGTAATCCTACTGACAAAACCGTAAAAAAGGCTCCCTTACCGGGAGCCTTTTTTTATCTATATTTTATACTTACTTCAATACTGCCAGTGTAGCACCATCGCCGCCTCGTTCTTCAGCTTCGCTGCCCAGGCTGGCTACTTCCGGCACCGAGTAAAGGTAATCACGCACTACCTGACGCAGTATACCGTTGCCACGGCCATGTATGATCTTGATTTCCGGAATGCCCAGCATTATCGCCTCGTCGGTAAAGTTCATCACTTTATTAAGCGCATCTTCTGCATACTCTCCACGAATATCCAAGGTACTTCCAAAATCAGCCATGCGTTGGGTAATGTTCATGCCGCGGGTATAGCCTTCTTCGGCTTTGGCAGCTGCTTTCTTCTGCTTCGCGGCCTGCGCATCTACACGCTCCAGGTTATCAATCTTAACTATAGTCTTCAAGCCACCAAACATTACCTCGGCAGTCTTACCTTTTACACTTACGATCTGCCCTACCGAATCCTGGCCCACTAAGGCTACATTGTCTCCTTCTTTTAATGGGCCACCCGTTGTAAGGCGTTTATGTGCCGGGCGCGGCTCTTCTTTGCGCACCTGCTCGTTGGCAAATGTTTCGAGGTCGCGGCGTGCTTCCTTGGTCTTTTCCTTTTCGGCCTGGCTCTGCTTTATCTGCTGTATAGTTGCTTCTATTTTCTGGTTGGCATCCTTCAGCAACAGCTTCGCTTTGCCCTTGGCTTCACGCATCACGTCCTGCTTGCTCTCCTCCAGGAAGTTCTTCAGGTCGTTATACTCTTTTACATTGCGCTTCAACTTCTGCTCCAGTTTGGTAGCTTCGGCAAGTTTCTTCTCCAGTTCCTGCTTTTCAGTTTCCAGTTCTTCCAGCAGGCGGTCGTATCGGATCTTGTCTTTACCTACCAAGCTACTGGCTTTGTCAACTATAGCTTTTGGCAAACCAATTTTACGAGCAATTTCGATAGCAAAAGACGAACCTGGCTTACCAATCTCCAGTTGGTAAAGCGGCTGCAGGTGCTTATGGTCGTAGCGCATGGCACCGTTCACAATACCCGGCGTTTTCTCGGCAAAGTTTTTCAGGTTAGTATAGTGCGTGGTTATCACACCGTATACTTTACTGTTATTAAGCGTTTGTAACACAGCTTCGGCAATGGCACCACCCAGCACTGGCTCTGTACCTGTACCAAATTCGTCGATCAGCACTAAACTCTTGTTATCCGCCACCGTCACAAATTTCTTCATGTTGGTGAGGTGCGAACTATAAGTACTCAGGTCGTTTTCAATAGACTGCTCATCCCCGATGTCGATAAAGATGTCGTGGAAGATACCAGCCTCAGAGCCTTCTTCTACAGGTATCAGCATACCCGTTTGCAGCATATACTGCACCAGGCCTACTGTTTTTAAGCTCACCGATTTACCACCTGCGTTCGGACCAGAGATCAACAGGATACGCTGGTCACGGGTGAGTTCCAGGTCCATTGGCACAGTTGGCTTACCCAGCTGGCGGTGCGACAAGTATAGCAACGGATGAATGGCTTGTTTCCAACTGATGTGCGGGAACTTGTGCAGTTGTGGCATTGTGGCCTCTACCCTACGCGCAAATGCCGCCTTGGCACGGATAAAGTCCAGCAGACCCAGGTACTGGTATGCCTTGCGCAACTCCGGTATGTGGTGACGCAACGTATTGGTAAGGCCAGTTAAAATACGAATGAGCTCACGGTGATACGCATTCTCCAGATCCTTGATATCGTTGTTAAGTTCAAAGATAGATTCCGGCTCAATGTAAACCGTTTGCCCTGTATTCGACTCATCATGTATCAGACCTTTGATACGGCGTTTGTGCTCGGCAATAACAGGTATAACCAAACGGCCGCCACGTATCGTTGGCTCCACATCGCCGGGCGTCCAGCCTTCGTTTTTGGCGTGGCGGATAATGGAGCTGATCGTTTTGCGAAGTATAGCCTGCTGTGCGATCAGGTCGCGTTTCAGACGCTGTAGTTCCGGCGTGGCATCGTCGCGCACGGCTCCGGCATCGTCTACCACTTTATCTAACGCAGCAATCAGTGAGCGTTCTACCGTTACGTCGGCACCCAGAGCTTTCAAGGCTTCAAATTTCCCTTCTTCTGTACCCGAAATAAAGCGTTGCGAATCGCGGATGGTACGCAACGACATCTTGATCTCGAAGAACTGACTCACATCCAGGAATGTACCAGGAATGGCAGCCCGGTCAAGGTAGGCAGTTACGTCGAAGTAATGGCTCAGCGGAATCTCGGCTTCGGATTCCAGCAGTTGTTTAAATTCGTTTGTTTGTTGTAACAGTCGCTGTACCAGGTCGTGGCGGTTCAGAAACTGCATGCGGTTTACGAACTGGCGGCCCAGCGGACTTAAGCAAAGCTCAGCCAGCATTTCGCGCACTTGTGCAAACCCAATCTTTATTTCAAAATTTTCTGGATAGATCAATTGTTATCTCTTAATTTAAGGCAAATTTAGCATTTTATAACAAGTAAAACCTGTGGTTTAGTTCTGAGTCTCGAGTTATGAGTTACGAGTTTTTTCGCACACATAACTCGAGACTCAGAACTCAGAACTTTTAACTCGTTAACTCTTAAATTCCTACACTCTTAATTACAAATATGGTTCTCGATAAACTCACCAATGCCGACCGATACGTTTGTATGCACCCGCTTTTTGCACAGGCTTTTAAATTTTTACAGGAAACTGATCTGGCAACTATAGAAACCGGTGTTTTGGAGATTGAAGGCAGAAAGCTTTTCGCCATAGTTTCGGAAGCGGCCGGCGTAACCAAAGACAACTATAAACTGGAAGTGCACCGCAAGTATATTGATATTCAGTACGTGATTTCAGGTACCGACCACATGGGCTGGAAAGACCTGGCACTTTGCGATGAACCCAACGACCCTTACAACGAGGAACGCGAAGCCGCTTTCTTCCCGGACAGAACTGATAACTGGTTTGATGTGCCGGCAGGCTCTTTCACTATTTTTTACCCAGATGATGCACATGCAGCTATGGTAACCGGTGAGCACGTGGTAAGAAAAGTGGTGTTAAAGATTGCAGTAGAAAATAAATAAACTTTGTTCAAAGGGTAAAGAAAGGTATTCTTACTGTTATCCAGTAGTTGGTGGTATTGAAATGAATATATTGAAAAACATAGCATTCTACTCTTGCCTGATTTTGTTGCCCATAGTACAAGTTCTAAGAGCGCAGGACATAAGTGGCAGTAATTTGCTCCTCTTGTTACTATTGAGTGTCTTGTTCATATACTTCGCAGTACAGGCTGCTAAAGAGATCATTCATAGGAAAGTTAGTATCAGCAATGTTTCGATTTATACTTTACTGCTCCTATCAACTATCACGCTTTTTGCAAAGTACTTCGGAAGAACTTTCTGGGACTACCCTTCTTTTCTGATAATACCTTCCTTTATCATTTTCTTTATCTACTTTATAAGGAAGAAAGATGAGCCTGTCAAACTCAAAGCGGTAACATCAGTTTACATGTTGTTCATGGTCCCTTTATTTCTCCTTATCTATGGAGGGGCGTTAGGCGATCACGTCCCCAGTTGGTGGTATCAGCGTTACCAGGTAGGCGAATCAAGTGCTGTGGAATTGCCCTATAGTTTTGAATATGCTGAGGCTGAGAATCTGAGCGTACAGGGATTCGAACTCAGAAAGCAGGAGAAGTATGAAGAAGCAATTCTTGTTTACAAACATGCTTTACAGATAGAGCCAAAGAACCCAAGATTGTATTTTGATCTGTCTACGTGCTACGCCTACACTAACCAGTTGGGGAAAGCTGTATCTATGCTAAACACGGCCATCAAGTTAGATAGCGCTTTCGCACCTTTTTACAACAACAGAGGATTGTTGCATTACCAACTCTACCAGAACAAATTAGCTATCAGGGACTATAAAGCCGCTATTGCTTTAGATTCAACGGAAGGCACATATTATGCTAATCTCGCACTGGCACAAAATGATCAAGGGCTTATATCTGAGGCATGTGTGTCAGTCCAAAAGGCAACAGTCTTAGGTACAGACGTTGATAATTATGATCAGCTAAAGAAAATAATTAACAACTGCCACCAACAAAAACTATAGTGCATAAATGTACTATAATCAAGCGTTTACTCAACATTCTTAATTCACCACAATAAAACTATAGCCAATGGTCCCAATCATTAAACCGCAGGAGCTAACTGCCATTTACCCGGACAAAAACCTGGTATTGATAGATGCTCGAACCGGAAAAGATGCTTTGGCAAAGTATAAAGCTGAACACCTGGCTGGCGCACTATATGTCGACCTTGAAACAGATTTAGCTCAGAAAACAGCAGACCCAGCAGAAGGTGGCAGGCACCCTTTACCTCCTATTGCAGATTTTGCGACGCTACTCGGCAAGTTGGGCATTACTCCGGAGAGCCATGTAGTGGTTTACGACGATAAGAACGGGGCAAACGCAGCTGCGCGTTTTTGGTGGATGTTACGGGCTATAGGACATGAACGGGTGCAGGTACTGGATGGAGGCTACAATGCAGCAATTCAGGCTGACATTCCTACCAGTTCAGGTTCAGAAAAACCAGCTATACTTTCGGCTTACCCACACAGCAAATGGCTGCTGCCAACTGCAACTATCACTGAAGTGGAGCAATTAGCGCAGAATCCAGACTATTTAGTGATTGATGTACGGGAAGCGGCACGTTTTAAAGGCGAAACAGAACCTATCGATCTGGTTGCCGGGCACATACCGGGTGCGGTAAACATTCCGTTTAGTACAAACCTTACTGGTTCTGGTGCCTTACTTACTCCCGAAGAACTAAAAGCAAAGTATACTTCAGCACTTGGTAACCGAAACCCTGAAAACATTATTGTGCATTGCGGCTCCGGTGTTACTGCCTGCCATACCTTATTAGCCATGGATTATGCCGGCTTGGGAATACCTAAATTATACGTAGGCTCCTGGAGCGAATGGTCGAGAAGTGACCGCCCGATAGCCACTGGTGGTTGATAGTTGTCCTAAATAAAATTTACAGGTTATTTCAGAGAAGTAATACTTTCATCTACGAGAGCTGCTGCTCCGGCGTAATTTCCATCAGGGAAAAACTCTGCACTAATTTTAAGTATGGCAAACAGGTGGTTCTTCAGCGAAGTCTCTCTTATCGTGTCACCTTTCAGCGCGTCCTGTGCCAAATGTAGCGCCAGGTCAGCTAATAAAAGCCTGCGCTTTTCGGCCCACTGCGGTGTGTCTTTGTAAACAGCTTCTTCCGGGTAAAATGATTCTACTTTGGCGTGGGCGGTATCCACCAGTTTCAATATTTCTCTTCTGTTTTCCTGGTTCATAGTTTACACGATTAAGCAAATTGTGATGTAGCTATAGGCTGATTTTCAGGTATAGTTGCGTTGGTCTTCCTGTTTCGGAGCAGCAAGTATAAAACCGGGAACAGGTGCGCTGTAACCAGCAGGCTGATGTATTCATATTGCACTCCCTCGGTTACGTTCTCTACCTTCCATATCCCCTGCCCGTCAAAACCAGACATCATGCGATACATCACGTTACTACCCCAGTGTATGCCAATCGTCATCCAGATAGAGCCGGTCTTCAGCACCGTATAAGCCAGCGAAATGCCCAACACAGCTGAAAAAACCAGGTTCATCACATCTATTCCTTCGTTCCAGGAGTCGTCTAAAGCATAAAGCACTGTGGCAAGTAGTAGGTACCAGCGCAATAGGTTCTCTTTTTTACAGAAAGCAAAGCTGTATCCCCGGATCATCAGGTCATTAATAGCAGAGGCAAAGAACATCCCGAGCAGTGCCTGCGCAAGCATTGGGTAAATGTAGCTGGCCTTCATCATACCTGTTACTTCAAACTTACCCATACTATAAAACACCAGGTTTTTAAGGCTCCAGATGCCAAAGCCAAGTATAAAACCGATCAGCAGATTCCTGCCCCAGCCTTGGTGCAACTGCATCCCAAGCGATTGCAGCCCTTTAAGCCGGAGTACATACCTGCCCAGCAGAAAAGCCACTACAAAGAAACCGACCGCCCAGCCCAGCCAGGGCAACGGACTCAGTTGAAACAGTTTCGGGACCAAGTTGGCGTATAGGTTCAGAAGTATGAACCCGGATATCCAAAATATAAGGACAATCTTATTTTTCATAGTCTTACATGAGGTATCGGAGACCTGCAAAATACTATAACTTTTTCAACATAATCTATAAGCTTTCGTTATTATTTATATAGATTCTTTCTATGTATAAAATATCTGTCTATGGAAAGGGGAAATATAATTTGTGCGGCTGGCTTACTAATTTTAATGTTGCTGTTTGGTTGCGATGAGGCCAGGACAAGCGGGGCAACTATGGAAGCAAACATCGCCCAAACAAAGCAAGCTACTCCAACAGCAACGCAGCAAGGTGGAGATATGGGGAAAAAGCCCTGGGTGATTGACATAGAACAGGCAACGTTAAACAACCCGAACTACCGCCAGGTACAGTGGACAGGCGAACACTTGCAAATGGTGCTTATGTCGCTTAAGCCAGGTGAGGAAATAGATCTGGAGTTACATGGAGATGTGGACCAGTTTCTACGGATTGAGCAAGGCCAGGCGCAGGTACGCATGGGAAAGTCAAAAGATAAACTTAGCTTTGACAAAAAGGTGTCTGAGAACTGGGCAATACTTATCCCCTCCGGCCATTGGCATCATATAAAGAACATAGGCAAGGAGGAGCTCAAATTATACACCATCTATGCTCCTGCACAGCACCCGGCAGGCACGATACACAAGACATACAAAGAAGCTAAGGAACACGATTAACTATTTTGGCTGATCATAGGAAAGCATAAGTTATCAAAAGCAACGCCCTCTCTGGTTTAGCCAGAGAGGGCGTTTATACTTTGTATGTTCAGCTTAAGCCTTACTCTACTGAGCTAACTTCAGCTGTACGTTCGATCTTCTTAACCAAGCCTTGTAACACTTTGCCCGGACCACACTCGATAAAGTGCGTAGCACCATCGGCCACCATCTGCTGCACCGACTGTGTCCAGCGAACCGGCGCTGTTAATTGCTTTATCAGGTTTTCTTTGATCTCTGCCGGGTCGGTATGTAGTTTGGCATCCACGTTCTGGTAAACCGGGCATATACCTTTGCTAAATGTAGTTTCGTTGATAGCTTTTGCCAGTTCTTCTTCAGCCGGCTTCATCAGCGGCGAATGGAAAGCGCCACCTACCGGTAATGGCAAGGCACGCTTGGCACCGGCTTCTTTCATCTTTTCGCAGGCAATCTCGATACCTTTGTTTGATCCTGAAATTACCAATTGGCCCGGGCAGTTATAATTGGCTGCAACCACTACTTCGCCTTCTATAGATGCACAAACCTCTTCTACTTTCTCATCTTCCAGGCCAAGTATAGCTGCCATAGTTGATGGGTTTGCTTCGCAGGCAGCCTGCATGGCCAACGCTCTTTTAGAAACTAGTCTAAGGCCATCTTCAAAGCTCAGAACCTTACTCGCCACCAGTGCAGAGAACTCACCCAGCGAGTGACCGGCTACCATATCCGGAGCAAAATCTTTGGCAACTGCCGCCTGCGCTACCGAGTGAAGGAAAATAGCTGGTTGTGTTACTTTAGTTTGCTTCAGCTCTTCGTCGGTACCGTTAAACATGATCTCGGTGATATTGAATCCCAGTATCTCATTTGCCTTATCAAACAGTCTCTTTGCTTCTTCGTGCTGCTCGTACAGGTCCTTGCCCATACCTACAAATTGAGAACCCTGTCCCGGGAAAACGTATGCTTTCTTCATTCTTATTGTTAATTGATAATTGGCTGTTAGATGTTAGTATAGACACAAGATTTAAGACACAGACCACCAGACAAAGCTTAAATTAAATCAGATGACCTTGTTAAGCTTAAAATCAGAAGTCTATTATCTTTTGTCTATTTTCCTTTTTAACCTATAAACCGTGCCCGCTGCTCAGGTGCCGGAAGTATACAGGAATCCTGCCGGCCGGCAATTTTATAGCGGTGCTTAGCTACAAAGCTATACACTTTATCGCGGAAAGATACTGGAATAAACCTGAAATAGGAAAGTATAGAAAGCGGAAAGTTAAGATGACGGGCAATTTGGAGGGCTGCATCGGAGGCTGCGTATAGTTTACCATGTTCATAAAACAAAACTGCATCGGGCAAAGGATCAGGTACTTGATTTAGCGGCACTATCTGCTCTAATACTCCACTTTGCAGCGATGAGAAGTATAAATCCTGATGCTTGTTATACTTTAAAACCAATTGTACGCTGACCTGGCAAAAGCCACAGGAGCCATCATAAAACACGATGGATTTATCCTGCAGCTTTTCCCGGTCAGTTACCATTAACGTACAATCTCTACCCAGCCTTTATACTTCTTAAAGGTATTAGCCGGATCTATTGAGAAGAATTCTACCTGTGCTTCGTAGTAATAAATACCATCACTTAAGCGCTTGCCGTCAGTGTCAGTACCAGCCCAGTTTATACTTTTATCGTTGCCTTCATACACTCTTACGCCCCAACGGTTAAACACCGTAAACTTGATTGTCTTGATAAAGCGAGCTTTTTCATCAGGTCTGAACACTTCATTTTTATCATCACCATTCGGAGTAATGATATTTGGAAGCATAAAGAAGAAGCAGTTGTCTTTACATTGTTCGTTGCTGAAATCGCTCTCAGTACCATTTACATCCGTGGCAGTTACCTTGTAGCAACCAGCAAAAGATTCCAGACCGGTGTGCGTGAACGTAGTCTGAGGTGCCGGTACTTGTGCCAACGCTGCGTATTCTGTTTGTCCGGGTCCTCTAAAGTAAATGGTATAGAACGCGATATCAGGAGTACAGTCGCCGGTTAATTGCGGTACCCACGTCAGCACGTTCTGATAAGGCGGATCCGTCGGATTTGCCAAAAATTCATCGCAATTCAGTTGATCTATACTTAGCTCAGGAGGACATACCAGTTTTGGCAGCAGTGCACAAATTTGCTGGCTTCTGTTTTGCAACGGTTCTTTTATTTCTGATAACTGGTAGGTACCGTTTGCACGAACATAATAGCAGTAGGTTTTACCTCGTTCCAAAGGGGCAGCCTCCGTACCCACATCCGTAAAGGTACCACCGCTCGTTGAAGCCATTACATCTGCTATTTTAACGAAACCGCCGCTGGTACCTTCGCGTCTGAAAATTTCATGTTGCAGCACTTCATTTCGCCACGGCACATTATAAGTCCAGTTTAATACGATGTTTTTAGTTTCATTATCAGATGGTGTCACCGTCAGGAAAACACTTGAAGCCGAGGTACTATCGTGCAGAATATTTGGAGGCCCCGCTGATGTAGCAGACTCATAGAACTCCAGTTTATACCTGTAAGATTTCTCTAACGTATTCAGGTTTTTGTCAGTAAAGGTCGTATCAATAAGCCTGTTGAAGGTAGTTATTAAAGTATAGGCACCACCTGGCTGCTGACCTTCTTTACGGTATAAGCGATATTGGAAAGGTCCGGTCAGGTCATCTATCTCGCGGGGTTGTGTCCAGGCTACGAATATCTGGCCGGCTGTAGTGCTGGTACTTGTTACATCCACATTTGTCAGGTAAGGTATATCCTGATCAACCATGATACATACTTCACGGCTCGCTATACTTTTACCTCTGCCCGGCGATGGGAACTCAGCATAAATGATATAACAGTATTGAACACCTGCCTTTAAGTTCTGATTATCTGTAAAAGTTGTAGCCCATGT of Pontibacter deserti contains these proteins:
- a CDS encoding cupin domain-containing protein, which translates into the protein MEANIAQTKQATPTATQQGGDMGKKPWVIDIEQATLNNPNYRQVQWTGEHLQMVLMSLKPGEEIDLELHGDVDQFLRIEQGQAQVRMGKSKDKLSFDKKVSENWAILIPSGHWHHIKNIGKEELKLYTIYAPAQHPAGTIHKTYKEAKEHD
- a CDS encoding endonuclease MutS2, which gives rise to MIYPENFEIKIGFAQVREMLAELCLSPLGRQFVNRMQFLNRHDLVQRLLQQTNEFKQLLESEAEIPLSHYFDVTAYLDRAAIPGTFLDVSQFFEIKMSLRTIRDSQRFISGTEEGKFEALKALGADVTVERSLIAALDKVVDDAGAVRDDATPELQRLKRDLIAQQAILRKTISSIIRHAKNEGWTPGDVEPTIRGGRLVIPVIAEHKRRIKGLIHDESNTGQTVYIEPESIFELNNDIKDLENAYHRELIRILTGLTNTLRHHIPELRKAYQYLGLLDFIRAKAAFARRVEATMPQLHKFPHISWKQAIHPLLYLSHRQLGKPTVPMDLELTRDQRILLISGPNAGGKSVSLKTVGLVQYMLQTGMLIPVEEGSEAGIFHDIFIDIGDEQSIENDLSTYSSHLTNMKKFVTVADNKSLVLIDEFGTGTEPVLGGAIAEAVLQTLNNSKVYGVITTHYTNLKNFAEKTPGIVNGAMRYDHKHLQPLYQLEIGKPGSSFAIEIARKIGLPKAIVDKASSLVGKDKIRYDRLLEELETEKQELEKKLAEATKLEQKLKRNVKEYNDLKNFLEESKQDVMREAKGKAKLLLKDANQKIEATIQQIKQSQAEKEKTKEARRDLETFANEQVRKEEPRPAHKRLTTGGPLKEGDNVALVGQDSVGQIVSVKGKTAEVMFGGLKTIVKIDNLERVDAQAAKQKKAAAKAEEGYTRGMNITQRMADFGSTLDIRGEYAEDALNKVMNFTDEAIMLGIPEIKIIHGRGNGILRQVVRDYLYSVPEVASLGSEAEERGGDGATLAVLK
- a CDS encoding CPBP family intramembrane glutamic endopeptidase, which produces MKNKIVLIFWISGFILLNLYANLVPKLFQLSPLPWLGWAVGFFVVAFLLGRYVLRLKGLQSLGMQLHQGWGRNLLIGFILGFGIWSLKNLVFYSMGKFEVTGMMKASYIYPMLAQALLGMFFASAINDLMIRGYSFAFCKKENLLRWYLLLATVLYALDDSWNEGIDVMNLVFSAVLGISLAYTVLKTGSIWMTIGIHWGSNVMYRMMSGFDGQGIWKVENVTEGVQYEYISLLVTAHLFPVLYLLLRNRKTNATIPENQPIATSQFA
- a CDS encoding thiol-disulfide oxidoreductase DCC family protein, which encodes MVTDREKLQDKSIVFYDGSCGFCQVSVQLVLKYNKHQDLYFSSLQSGVLEQIVPLNQVPDPLPDAVLFYEHGKLYAASDAALQIARHLNFPLSILSYFRFIPVSFRDKVYSFVAKHRYKIAGRQDSCILPAPEQRARFIG
- a CDS encoding YhcH/YjgK/YiaL family protein, with product MVLDKLTNADRYVCMHPLFAQAFKFLQETDLATIETGVLEIEGRKLFAIVSEAAGVTKDNYKLEVHRKYIDIQYVISGTDHMGWKDLALCDEPNDPYNEEREAAFFPDRTDNWFDVPAGSFTIFYPDDAHAAMVTGEHVVRKVVLKIAVENK
- a CDS encoding lipocalin-like domain-containing protein, yielding MNRYQLRYFLLAILFPLFLVSCGDDDDDDVSPNIAQLTAGEWTGDAIIVDGEDITDELLEEEEPFDFRQYTSQFERAGTYNESYQGRTVAEGDWEYQNNDRIIVFDEGTSREYYVVIAKLDDDELFYVQDGVEYRFVR
- a CDS encoding T9SS type B sorting domain-containing protein codes for the protein MPKSLRLRYLLPGSLLWVLILLLGSLTEAQATHIRAGDITAKRDTTANPNPRRFFFTMIMYTDQASQADDPQVQISMGDGNTITVPRKSVTPIGNETDKEVFTWEYTYGADGTYTISWNGVNRNGGILNMTPPTDQYSFLISTTININSLRGFNSTPVLTVAPIDLAAVGEKFVHNPGAFDRDGDSLAFKLRVPLRTDAAGNIVPVPGYALPNRIFGCNTSTGSGAAIFTLDLEDGQLVWDAPCRQGEYNVAFVVEEWRVAPNGGAVKLGEVVRDMQILVKETPNRPPVLEPLDTCVIAGTTLTGVIRATDPDQDLITLTATSGIIPPATFSQLTNTPGLATGRFTWGTECLDVRERPYQVIFKAEDVKQTGAIKLADLQPWNIRVVGPPPQNLRAESGDKAVVLNWDRYVCQNAEVMYIYRREGPSNFVPDDCETGVPSSTGYVRIGEVRKAANGTWATTFTDNQNLKAGVQYCYIIYAEFPSPGRGKSIASREVCIMVDQDIPYLTNVDVTSTSTTAGQIFVAWTQPREIDDLTGPFQYRLYRKEGQQPGGAYTLITTFNRLIDTTFTDKNLNTLEKSYRYKLEFYESATSAGPPNILHDSTSASSVFLTVTPSDNETKNIVLNWTYNVPWRNEVLQHEIFRREGTSGGFVKIADVMASTSGGTFTDVGTEAAPLERGKTYCYYVRANGTYQLSEIKEPLQNRSQQICALLPKLVCPPELSIDQLNCDEFLANPTDPPYQNVLTWVPQLTGDCTPDIAFYTIYFRGPGQTEYAALAQVPAPQTTFTHTGLESFAGCYKVTATDVNGTESDFSNEQCKDNCFFFMLPNIITPNGDDKNEVFRPDEKARFIKTIKFTVFNRWGVRVYEGNDKSINWAGTDTDGKRLSDGIYYYEAQVEFFSIDPANTFKKYKGWVEIVR
- a CDS encoding tetratricopeptide repeat protein, which encodes MKNIAFYSCLILLPIVQVLRAQDISGSNLLLLLLLSVLFIYFAVQAAKEIIHRKVSISNVSIYTLLLLSTITLFAKYFGRTFWDYPSFLIIPSFIIFFIYFIRKKDEPVKLKAVTSVYMLFMVPLFLLIYGGALGDHVPSWWYQRYQVGESSAVELPYSFEYAEAENLSVQGFELRKQEKYEEAILVYKHALQIEPKNPRLYFDLSTCYAYTNQLGKAVSMLNTAIKLDSAFAPFYNNRGLLHYQLYQNKLAIRDYKAAIALDSTEGTYYANLALAQNDQGLISEACVSVQKATVLGTDVDNYDQLKKIINNCHQQKL
- a CDS encoding sulfurtransferase; its protein translation is MVPIIKPQELTAIYPDKNLVLIDARTGKDALAKYKAEHLAGALYVDLETDLAQKTADPAEGGRHPLPPIADFATLLGKLGITPESHVVVYDDKNGANAAARFWWMLRAIGHERVQVLDGGYNAAIQADIPTSSGSEKPAILSAYPHSKWLLPTATITEVEQLAQNPDYLVIDVREAARFKGETEPIDLVAGHIPGAVNIPFSTNLTGSGALLTPEELKAKYTSALGNRNPENIIVHCGSGVTACHTLLAMDYAGLGIPKLYVGSWSEWSRSDRPIATGG
- the fabD gene encoding ACP S-malonyltransferase — encoded protein: MKKAYVFPGQGSQFVGMGKDLYEQHEEAKRLFDKANEILGFNITEIMFNGTDEELKQTKVTQPAIFLHSVAQAAVAKDFAPDMVAGHSLGEFSALVASKVLSFEDGLRLVSKRALAMQAACEANPSTMAAILGLEDEKVEEVCASIEGEVVVAANYNCPGQLVISGSNKGIEIACEKMKEAGAKRALPLPVGGAFHSPLMKPAEEELAKAINETTFSKGICPVYQNVDAKLHTDPAEIKENLIKQLTAPVRWTQSVQQMVADGATHFIECGPGKVLQGLVKKIERTAEVSSVE